Proteins encoded in a region of the Streptomyces sp. NBC_00513 genome:
- a CDS encoding RNA-binding protein: MLEEALEHLVKGIVDNPDEVQVASRDLRRGQVLEVRVHPDDLGKVIGRNGRTARALRTVVGAIGGRGIRVDLVDVDQVR, encoded by the coding sequence ATGCTCGAGGAGGCTCTTGAGCACCTCGTGAAGGGCATTGTGGACAACCCCGACGAAGTGCAGGTCGCCTCGCGCGACCTGCGCCGCGGGCAGGTGCTGGAAGTCCGGGTCCACCCGGACGACCTGGGCAAGGTGATCGGTCGCAACGGCCGCACCGCACGTGCTCTGCGTACCGTCGTGGGCGCCATCGGCGGCCGGGGGATCCGCGTCGACCTCGTCGACGTGGACCAGGTCCGCTGA
- the rimM gene encoding ribosome maturation factor RimM (Essential for efficient processing of 16S rRNA) — translation MQLVVARIGRAHGIKGEVTVEVRTDEPELRLGPGAVLQTEPASAGPLTIETGRVHSGRLLLRFAGVKDRTGAEALRNTLLIADVDPAELPEEPDEYYDHQLMDLDVVLEDGTEVGRITEISHLLSQDLFIVERPDGTEVMIPFVEEIVAEIDLEEQRCVITPPPGLIDDHAVIASERDDADDKGDADDKDDEAAAPGADA, via the coding sequence GTGCAGCTGGTAGTCGCGCGGATCGGCCGCGCCCACGGGATCAAGGGTGAGGTCACCGTCGAGGTACGGACCGACGAGCCCGAACTGCGGCTCGGACCCGGCGCCGTGCTCCAGACCGAACCGGCGTCCGCGGGTCCGCTGACCATCGAGACGGGCCGGGTGCACAGCGGCAGGCTGCTGCTGCGCTTCGCCGGGGTGAAGGACCGCACGGGCGCCGAGGCGCTGCGGAACACCCTGCTCATCGCGGACGTGGACCCGGCGGAACTGCCGGAAGAGCCCGACGAGTACTACGACCACCAGCTGATGGACCTGGACGTGGTGCTGGAGGACGGCACCGAGGTCGGTCGGATCACCGAGATCTCCCACCTGCTCTCGCAGGACCTGTTCATCGTCGAACGGCCCGACGGCACCGAGGTGATGATCCCCTTCGTCGAGGAGATCGTCGCCGAGATCGACCTGGAAGAGCAGCGCTGTGTCATCACCCCGCCGCCAGGACTGATCGACGACCACGCGGTGATCGCTTCCGAGCGCGACGACGCGGACGACAAGGGCGACGCGGACGACAAGGACGACGAGGCCGCCGCTCCCGGGGCAGACGCCTGA
- the rpsP gene encoding 30S ribosomal protein S16 has translation MAVKIKLKRLGKIRQPHYRIVVADSRTRRDGRAIEEIGLYHPTYNPSRIEVNAERAQYWLSVGAQPTEAVLAILKLTGDWQAHKGLPAPAPLLQPETKESKRRTFDEFAKALEGIGETKGEAITQKAKKADKKADEAEATAESTEA, from the coding sequence GTGGCAGTCAAGATCAAGCTCAAGCGCCTCGGCAAGATTCGCCAGCCGCACTACCGCATCGTCGTCGCCGACTCGCGCACCCGCCGCGATGGTCGTGCGATCGAAGAGATCGGTCTGTACCACCCGACGTACAACCCGTCGCGCATCGAGGTCAACGCCGAGCGTGCGCAGTACTGGCTCTCGGTCGGCGCCCAGCCCACCGAGGCCGTGCTCGCCATCCTGAAGCTGACCGGTGACTGGCAGGCGCACAAGGGCCTCCCGGCCCCCGCGCCGCTGCTGCAGCCGGAGACCAAGGAGAGCAAGCGCCGCACGTTCGACGAGTTCGCCAAGGCCCTCGAGGGCATCGGCGAGACCAAGGGCGAGGCCATCACGCAGAAGGCGAAGAAGGCCGACAAGAAGGCGGACGAGGCTGAGGCCACCGCCGAGTCGACCGAGGCCTGA
- a CDS encoding DUF2469 domain-containing protein, with amino-acid sequence MSAEDLEKYETEMELKLYREYRDVVGLFKYVIETERRFYLTNDYEMQVHSVQGEVFFEVSMADAWVWDMYRPARFVKQVRVLTFKDVNIEELNKSDLELPGS; translated from the coding sequence ATGAGCGCCGAGGACCTCGAGAAGTACGAGACCGAGATGGAGCTGAAGCTCTATCGGGAGTACCGCGACGTCGTCGGGCTGTTCAAGTACGTGATCGAGACGGAACGCCGTTTCTACCTCACCAATGACTACGAGATGCAGGTGCACTCGGTTCAGGGGGAGGTCTTCTTCGAGGTCTCGATGGCCGACGCCTGGGTCTGGGACATGTACCGGCCGGCTCGCTTCGTGAAGCAGGTACGGGTGCTGACCTTCAAGGACGTGAACATCGAGGAGCTCAACAAGAGCGACCTCGAACTCCCGGGCAGCTGA
- the lepB gene encoding signal peptidase I: protein MDTEAELTRRDHSSPDQGEGRSRFAFSWKRVGLLGVICTVFLLLFSNFVLQPFLIPSRSMEPTFRVGDRVLVNKLAYRFGDQPRRGDLVVFDGRGSFVPEGAGSGSMGESLRGAASALGIGDPSETDFVKRVVGVGGDDVVCCDAGGRIRVNGTTLDEPYLFPGDTASKVPFRIVVPLGTLWVMGDHRSQSRDSRDHLGEPGGGMVPVERVIGRADWIGWPLSRWGAAGPAGGGHG, encoded by the coding sequence ATGGACACCGAAGCAGAGCTCACACGACGCGACCACTCCTCCCCCGATCAGGGGGAGGGGCGGTCGCGTTTCGCGTTCTCGTGGAAGCGGGTCGGACTGCTCGGTGTGATCTGCACGGTCTTCCTGCTGCTGTTCAGCAATTTCGTCCTACAGCCCTTCCTGATCCCGAGCCGATCGATGGAGCCGACGTTCCGGGTCGGTGACCGGGTCCTGGTCAACAAGCTCGCCTACCGGTTCGGCGACCAGCCGCGACGCGGGGACCTCGTCGTCTTCGACGGCAGGGGCTCCTTCGTACCGGAGGGGGCAGGATCCGGCTCGATGGGCGAGAGCCTGCGAGGCGCGGCGTCCGCACTGGGCATCGGGGACCCGTCCGAGACCGACTTCGTGAAGCGGGTGGTGGGGGTGGGCGGTGACGACGTGGTCTGTTGCGACGCGGGCGGCCGGATCCGGGTCAACGGCACCACGCTCGACGAGCCCTACCTGTTCCCGGGGGACACCGCCTCGAAGGTGCCCTTCCGGATCGTCGTACCCCTTGGGACCCTGTGGGTCATGGGTGATCATCGCTCCCAGTCCCGGGACTCCCGGGACCACCTGGGGGAGCCGGGCGGGGGGATGGTGCCGGTGGAGAGGGTGATCGGGCGGGCCGACTGGATCGGCTGGCCGCTCTCGCGTTGGGGCGCCGCGGGGCCCGCGGGCGGCGGACATGGGTAG
- the ftsH gene encoding ATP-dependent zinc metalloprotease FtsH: MPSPTPAPPRDRADTPWRSEGAPPSPPPPKRGMPGGWRGLILTALVLFLLTNLVLSFFNEGDEPTISYTEFSKQVADGNVSKIYSKGDAIQGQLKNKQPAPDGDGDYTKFVTQRPAFADDQLWSNLTAKGVTVTASPVVEQRSFLANLLISLAPILLLVVLWMFIARRMGSAMGGMGGLGRKAPPKPVELETGAKRTTFDDVAGIDEVEGELNDVVDFLKNPQEYRKLGARMPGGVLLAGLPGTGKTLLARAVAGEAGVPFFSASASEFIEMIVGVGASRVRELFSEARKVAPAIIFIDEIDTIGRARGGGAAMGGHDEREQTLNQILTEMDGFSGSEGVVVLAATNRADVLDPALTRPGRFDRTVVVSPPDKAGREAILRIHTRDIPLAPGVDLAQVARTTPGMTGAELANLANEAALLAVKRRQDAVTQSDLSDALEKVQLGAERPLVMPDEERRRTAYHESGHALLGMLQPGADPVRKITIVPRGRALGVTLSTPDADRYAYTEEYLRGRVIGALGGMAAEQVVYAVITTGAENDLEQVTNIVRGMVGRWGMSERIGRLTAIPADAQSPYGLLAAPATLDAVDHEMRRIVDECYEDACRLLRENRDKLDALAEALLANETLDEPAAYAAAGIARLHK, translated from the coding sequence GTGCCCAGCCCCACCCCCGCACCGCCGCGCGACCGGGCCGACACCCCCTGGCGCTCCGAGGGCGCCCCGCCCAGCCCACCGCCGCCGAAGCGGGGGATGCCCGGCGGTTGGCGCGGGCTGATCCTCACCGCGCTGGTCCTCTTCCTGCTGACCAACCTCGTGCTGTCGTTCTTCAACGAGGGCGACGAGCCGACGATCTCGTACACGGAGTTCAGCAAACAGGTCGCCGACGGCAACGTCTCGAAGATCTACTCCAAGGGCGACGCCATCCAGGGGCAGCTGAAGAACAAGCAGCCCGCCCCCGACGGGGACGGCGACTACACGAAGTTCGTCACCCAGCGGCCCGCCTTCGCCGACGACCAGCTGTGGTCGAACCTCACCGCCAAGGGCGTCACCGTCACCGCCTCCCCGGTCGTCGAACAGCGCAGCTTCCTCGCCAACCTGCTGATCTCCCTCGCGCCCATCCTCCTGCTCGTCGTCCTGTGGATGTTCATCGCCCGACGGATGGGCTCAGCCATGGGCGGCATGGGCGGGCTCGGACGCAAGGCGCCGCCCAAGCCAGTGGAACTGGAGACCGGCGCCAAACGCACCACCTTCGACGACGTGGCCGGCATCGACGAGGTCGAGGGCGAACTGAACGACGTCGTCGACTTCCTGAAGAACCCGCAGGAGTACCGCAAGCTGGGCGCCCGCATGCCCGGCGGGGTCCTCCTCGCCGGCCTCCCCGGCACCGGCAAGACCCTGCTGGCCCGAGCCGTCGCCGGCGAGGCCGGGGTGCCCTTCTTCTCCGCCTCCGCGTCCGAGTTCATCGAGATGATCGTCGGCGTCGGCGCCTCCCGGGTACGGGAACTCTTCTCCGAGGCCCGCAAGGTGGCCCCCGCGATCATCTTCATCGACGAGATCGACACCATCGGCCGCGCGCGCGGCGGCGGCGCCGCCATGGGCGGCCACGACGAGCGCGAACAGACCCTCAACCAGATCCTCACCGAGATGGACGGCTTCTCCGGCTCGGAGGGGGTCGTCGTCCTCGCCGCCACCAACCGCGCCGACGTCCTCGACCCCGCCCTGACCCGCCCCGGCCGGTTCGACCGCACCGTCGTCGTCTCCCCGCCCGACAAGGCCGGCCGCGAGGCGATCCTGCGCATCCACACCCGCGACATCCCGCTCGCGCCCGGTGTCGACCTCGCCCAGGTGGCCCGTACGACCCCGGGCATGACCGGCGCCGAACTGGCCAACCTGGCCAACGAGGCGGCCCTGCTGGCGGTCAAGCGCCGACAGGACGCGGTCACCCAGTCCGACCTCTCCGACGCCCTGGAGAAGGTTCAACTCGGCGCCGAACGGCCCCTGGTCATGCCCGACGAGGAGCGCCGCCGCACCGCCTACCACGAGAGCGGCCACGCCCTCCTCGGCATGCTCCAGCCGGGCGCCGACCCCGTCCGCAAGATCACCATCGTGCCGCGCGGCCGGGCGCTCGGCGTCACCCTCTCGACCCCGGACGCCGACCGGTACGCCTACACGGAGGAGTACCTCCGGGGCCGCGTCATCGGAGCGCTCGGCGGAATGGCCGCCGAGCAGGTGGTGTACGCGGTCATCACCACGGGCGCGGAGAACGACCTCGAACAGGTCACCAACATCGTCCGGGGCATGGTGGGCCGCTGGGGCATGAGCGAGCGGATCGGCCGGCTCACCGCGATCCCGGCGGACGCGCAGAGCCCCTACGGCCTCCTCGCGGCGCCCGCCACCCTCGACGCCGTCGACCACGAGATGCGACGGATCGTCGACGAGTGCTACGAGGACGCCTGCCGACTGCTGCGCGAGAACCGCGACAAGCTGGACGCGCTCGCCGAGGCGCTGCTCGCGAACGAGACCCTGGACGAGCCCGCCGCCTACGCCGCGGCGGGCATCGCGCGCCTCCACAAGTAG
- the lepB gene encoding signal peptidase I — MSGGSDGRGGLGNVLSGIAVAIGFVLFLGGFVWGAVIYQPYTVPTDSMVPTVRPGDRVLAQRIDGGEVRRGDVVIFTDSLWSDTPMVKRVVGIGGDTVKCCGAGGRLTVNGRELDEPYIDDAKPAGALDGMAPAGRAASDTPFEVTVPEGNLFLLGDRRAGSLDSRAHLQEAGQGTVPRSAVNGRVDARAWPSMTMLERPAAYRSLAGGVSSPGPLRLQVIAIVIGAALVVVGAAYGPLARVLGRGRRERSDAR; from the coding sequence ATGAGCGGTGGCAGCGATGGCCGCGGCGGTCTCGGCAACGTGTTGTCGGGAATCGCCGTGGCCATCGGCTTCGTGCTCTTCCTGGGCGGCTTCGTCTGGGGGGCCGTGATCTACCAGCCGTACACGGTGCCGACCGACTCGATGGTGCCCACCGTGCGTCCGGGGGACCGGGTGCTCGCGCAGCGGATCGACGGCGGCGAGGTGCGGCGCGGAGACGTGGTGATCTTCACCGACTCGCTGTGGAGCGACACCCCCATGGTCAAGCGCGTCGTCGGCATCGGCGGCGACACCGTGAAGTGCTGCGGCGCGGGCGGCCGGCTCACCGTGAACGGCCGGGAGCTGGACGAGCCGTACATCGACGACGCGAAGCCCGCCGGGGCCCTCGACGGCATGGCCCCGGCGGGCAGGGCGGCCTCCGACACCCCGTTCGAGGTGACGGTCCCCGAGGGCAACCTCTTCCTGCTGGGCGACCGGCGGGCCGGCTCGCTGGACTCCCGCGCACACCTCCAGGAGGCCGGTCAGGGCACGGTGCCCCGATCGGCGGTCAACGGCCGGGTGGACGCGCGGGCGTGGCCCTCCATGACGATGCTGGAGCGGCCGGCGGCGTACCGGTCCCTGGCCGGCGGCGTGTCGTCGCCCGGGCCGCTGCGGCTCCAGGTGATCGCCATCGTGATCGGCGCCGCCCTCGTGGTGGTGGGCGCCGCGTACGGGCCCCTCGCACGGGTCCTCGGGCGCGGGCGACGGGAGCGGTCCGATGCCCGCTGA
- the proS gene encoding proline--tRNA ligase has protein sequence MAKAPVLTPQAEDFPRWYQDLINKAELADNGPVRGTMVIRPYGYGLWERMQQEMDARIKDAGAQNAYFPLFIPQSYLTREAEHVEGFAPELAVVTHGGGKELDEPVVVRPTSETIINDYFSKWVQSYRDLPLLINQWANVVRWEMRPRVFLRTSEFLWQEGHTAHATYEDARDYAARIHTDVYGDFMTNVLGIDVVLGRKTAKERFAGAINTLTLEGMMGDGKALQLGTSHELGTNFAKAFNTQYLSKEGKQELVWQTSWGVSTRMVGGLIMSHGDDNGLRVPPRLAHVQVVVMAIKGDEAVTKVRELGAQLKAAGIRVQVDDRVDTPFGRRAVDWELKGVPVRIEIGPRDLEAGTAMLARRIPGGKEAVQISALLDLLPKVLEEDQAQLLRESRERREARTSDVATIEEAAEAAIAGGWARIPWADLGPEGEAKLAEQAVSVRCLIAPDGSVPQADDAPGTLAIVARSY, from the coding sequence ATGGCAAAGGCACCCGTTCTCACCCCCCAGGCGGAGGATTTCCCCCGCTGGTACCAGGATCTGATCAACAAGGCCGAGCTGGCCGACAACGGTCCGGTACGCGGCACCATGGTCATCCGACCGTACGGCTACGGGCTGTGGGAGCGGATGCAGCAGGAGATGGACGCGCGCATCAAGGACGCGGGCGCCCAGAACGCGTACTTCCCGCTGTTCATCCCGCAGTCCTACCTGACCCGGGAAGCCGAGCACGTGGAGGGCTTCGCCCCCGAGCTCGCGGTCGTCACGCACGGCGGTGGCAAGGAACTCGACGAGCCGGTCGTCGTCCGCCCCACCTCCGAGACGATCATCAACGACTACTTCTCGAAGTGGGTCCAGAGCTACCGCGACCTGCCCCTGCTGATCAACCAGTGGGCCAACGTGGTCCGCTGGGAGATGCGCCCGCGCGTGTTCCTCCGTACGAGCGAGTTCCTCTGGCAGGAGGGCCACACCGCCCACGCCACCTACGAGGACGCCCGCGACTACGCGGCCCGCATCCACACGGACGTCTACGGCGATTTCATGACGAACGTGCTCGGCATCGACGTCGTGCTCGGCCGCAAGACCGCCAAGGAGCGCTTCGCCGGCGCCATCAACACCCTCACCCTCGAGGGCATGATGGGCGACGGCAAGGCCCTCCAGCTGGGCACCAGCCACGAGCTGGGCACCAACTTCGCCAAGGCCTTCAACACGCAGTACCTGTCGAAGGAAGGCAAGCAGGAGCTGGTCTGGCAGACCTCGTGGGGCGTCTCGACCCGCATGGTCGGCGGCCTGATCATGTCGCACGGCGACGACAACGGCCTGCGCGTCCCGCCGCGCCTCGCGCACGTCCAGGTCGTCGTCATGGCGATCAAGGGCGACGAGGCCGTGACCAAGGTCCGCGAGCTGGGCGCCCAACTCAAGGCCGCCGGCATCCGCGTGCAGGTCGACGACCGCGTCGACACCCCCTTCGGCCGCCGCGCCGTGGACTGGGAGCTCAAGGGCGTACCGGTCCGCATCGAGATCGGCCCCCGCGACCTGGAGGCCGGCACCGCGATGCTCGCCCGCCGGATCCCGGGCGGCAAGGAGGCCGTGCAGATCTCCGCGCTGCTCGACCTGCTGCCCAAGGTGCTGGAGGAGGACCAGGCGCAGCTGCTGCGCGAGTCCCGCGAGCGCCGCGAGGCCCGCACCTCCGACGTCGCGACCATCGAGGAGGCCGCCGAGGCCGCCATCGCCGGTGGCTGGGCGCGCATCCCGTGGGCCGACCTCGGCCCCGAGGGCGAGGCCAAGCTGGCCGAACAGGCCGTCTCCGTACGCTGCCTGATCGCCCCCGACGGGTCGGTTCCGCAGGCGGACGACGCCCCGGGAACCCTCGCGATCGTCGCCCGCTCGTACTGA
- a CDS encoding NUDIX hydrolase, whose translation MPAEQAEGPRKVARVILLDPEDRILLLHGFEPDDPSDDWWFTPGGGLEGAESREEAALRELAEETGITEVDLGPVLWRRHCAFPFDGRRWEQDEWYFLARTTRTDTDMSGLTELERRSVIEARWWTSEELLAARETVYPTRLAELLRRLLDDGPPGTPVVLAPEIV comes from the coding sequence ATGCCCGCTGAGCAGGCCGAAGGCCCGCGCAAGGTGGCGCGGGTGATCCTGCTCGACCCCGAGGACCGGATCCTGCTGCTGCACGGCTTCGAACCGGACGATCCGTCGGACGACTGGTGGTTCACCCCGGGCGGGGGCCTGGAGGGGGCGGAGAGCCGGGAGGAGGCCGCGCTGCGGGAGCTCGCCGAGGAGACCGGGATCACCGAGGTGGACCTGGGGCCGGTGCTGTGGCGACGCCACTGCGCGTTCCCCTTCGACGGGCGGCGCTGGGAACAGGACGAGTGGTACTTCCTCGCCCGGACCACCCGGACGGACACCGACATGAGCGGGCTCACCGAACTGGAGCGCCGCAGCGTGATCGAGGCCAGGTGGTGGACCTCCGAGGAACTTCTCGCGGCACGTGAGACGGTGTACCCGACCAGACTCGCCGAGCTGCTCCGTAGGCTGCTCGACGACGGTCCTCCGGGTACGCCGGTGGTCCTGGCCCCGGAAATCGTTTAG
- the lepB gene encoding signal peptidase I produces MAVGARSGRDEGEERPDDAVGSDAEFAKDDAEDEGAEARPQRSFWKELPLLIGIALLLALLIKTFLVQAFSIPSDSMQNTLQRGDRVLVDKLTPWFGSEPERGEVVVFHDPANWLSGEATPEPNFMQQVLSKIGLMPSADEKDLIKRTIAIGGDTVECKKGGPVVVNGKELDEPYIFPGNTPCDDFPFGPLVVPKGSIWVMGDHRQNSQDSRYHQQDSTRGFVPVKDVVGRAVVVAWPVTRWSTLPVPDTFDQPGIGDQAKATALGLGAAGLAPVGLGPAALGLTGAVPLVMWRRRRLTKGRTAR; encoded by the coding sequence GTGGCGGTAGGCGCACGATCCGGACGCGACGAGGGCGAGGAGCGGCCGGACGACGCCGTGGGGAGCGATGCCGAGTTCGCGAAGGACGACGCGGAGGACGAGGGCGCCGAGGCGCGCCCGCAGCGTTCGTTCTGGAAGGAGCTTCCGCTCCTCATCGGTATCGCCCTGCTGCTGGCCCTGCTGATCAAGACCTTCCTGGTGCAGGCGTTCTCGATCCCGTCCGACTCGATGCAGAACACCCTGCAGCGGGGCGACCGGGTACTGGTGGACAAGCTGACCCCGTGGTTCGGCTCGGAGCCCGAGCGCGGTGAGGTCGTCGTCTTCCACGACCCCGCGAACTGGCTGTCCGGTGAGGCCACCCCGGAGCCCAACTTCATGCAGCAGGTGCTCAGCAAGATCGGCTTGATGCCGTCCGCGGACGAGAAGGACCTGATCAAGCGGACCATCGCCATCGGCGGGGACACGGTCGAGTGCAAGAAGGGGGGGCCTGTCGTCGTCAACGGCAAGGAGTTGGACGAGCCGTACATCTTCCCCGGCAACACCCCTTGCGACGACTTCCCGTTCGGCCCCCTCGTCGTCCCGAAGGGCTCGATCTGGGTCATGGGCGACCACCGGCAGAACTCCCAGGACTCCCGCTACCACCAGCAGGACTCGACGCGCGGGTTCGTTCCGGTCAAGGACGTCGTCGGGCGGGCCGTGGTCGTGGCGTGGCCGGTCACGCGCTGGTCCACCCTCCCGGTTCCGGACACCTTCGACCAGCCGGGCATCGGCGACCAGGCAAAGGCGACGGCCCTCGGCCTCGGGGCCGCCGGTCTCGCGCCCGTCGGGCTCGGCCCGGCGGCGTTGGGGCTCACCGGCGCGGTTCCGCTGGTCATGTGGCGTCGACGGAGGCTGACCAAGGGCCGTACCGCCCGGTAG
- the lepB gene encoding signal peptidase I — MPTTPVREPDGGSRADRRRLARRVKRRRRTRRVGEVPLLVVVALFIALLLKTFLVQAFFIPSGSMEQTIRIGDRVLVDKLTPWFGSKVERGDVVVFKDPGGWLKGEATRPPKDPVVVKQVKEVLTFIGLLPSADEQDLIKRVIGVGGDTVTCCDAKGRITVNGAPLDEPYVNPGNAPSEIRFTVRVPEGRLFVMGDHRANSADSRFHLDEGFGGTIAEDGVVGEAVVIAWPYDHWRRLEQPATFLTVPDQARRGRREPRGRRRGTSVA, encoded by the coding sequence GTGCCCACGACGCCCGTGCGCGAGCCCGACGGGGGCAGCCGCGCCGACCGCCGCCGGCTGGCGCGGCGGGTCAAGAGACGCAGACGGACCCGACGGGTCGGCGAGGTGCCGCTGCTCGTCGTGGTGGCCCTGTTCATCGCGCTGCTCCTCAAGACCTTCCTCGTACAGGCCTTCTTCATCCCCTCCGGCTCGATGGAGCAGACGATCCGGATCGGCGACCGGGTCCTGGTCGACAAGCTGACGCCGTGGTTCGGCTCCAAGGTCGAGCGGGGCGACGTCGTCGTTTTCAAGGACCCCGGCGGGTGGCTCAAGGGAGAGGCCACCCGGCCGCCCAAGGACCCCGTCGTGGTCAAGCAGGTCAAGGAGGTCCTGACCTTCATCGGACTGCTGCCCTCCGCCGATGAACAGGACCTGATCAAGCGGGTCATCGGCGTCGGCGGGGACACGGTCACCTGCTGTGATGCCAAGGGGCGGATCACCGTCAACGGCGCGCCGCTCGACGAGCCGTACGTGAACCCGGGCAACGCCCCCTCGGAGATCCGCTTCACGGTCCGGGTGCCGGAGGGCCGGCTGTTCGTGATGGGCGACCACCGCGCGAATTCCGCCGATTCCCGCTTCCACCTCGACGAGGGCTTCGGGGGCACCATCGCCGAGGACGGGGTCGTCGGGGAAGCCGTGGTGATCGCCTGGCCGTACGACCACTGGCGCAGGCTGGAGCAGCCGGCGACCTTCCTCACGGTCCCCGATCAGGCACGACGCGGACGGCGCGAGCCACGTGGGCGTCGTCGGGGTACGTCGGTCGCATAG
- the rplS gene encoding 50S ribosomal protein L19 — protein sequence MSHLLDGVNAASIRSDVPAFRPGDTINVHVRVIEGNRSRIQQFKGVVIRRQGAGVSETFTVRKVSFSVGVERTFPVNSPIFEKIEVVTRGDVRRAKLYFLRELRGKAAKIKEKRDR from the coding sequence ATGTCTCACCTGCTCGATGGCGTCAACGCCGCCTCGATCCGCTCCGACGTCCCGGCCTTCCGCCCCGGTGACACGATCAACGTGCACGTCCGCGTGATCGAGGGCAACCGCTCCCGTATCCAGCAGTTCAAGGGTGTCGTCATCCGCCGTCAGGGCGCCGGCGTCTCCGAGACCTTCACCGTTCGCAAGGTCTCCTTCAGCGTCGGTGTCGAGCGCACCTTCCCGGTGAACTCCCCGATCTTCGAGAAGATCGAGGTCGTCACCCGCGGTGACGTGCGTCGCGCCAAGCTGTACTTCCTCCGTGAGCTCCGCGGCAAGGCCGCGAAGATCAAGGAGAAGCGCGACCGCTGA
- the trmD gene encoding tRNA (guanosine(37)-N1)-methyltransferase TrmD, whose product MRLDVVTIFPEYLEPLNVSLVGKARARGQLDVHVHDLRDWTYDRHNTVDDTPYGGGPGMVMKTDPWGEALDTALADGYEAGAHGPVIVVPTPSGRPFTQELAVELSERPWLIFTPARYEGIDRRVMDEYATRLPVYEVSIGDYVLAGGEAAVLVVTEAVARLLPGVLGNAESHRDDSFAPGDMANLLEGPVYTKPPQWRGRGIPDVLLSGHHGKIARWRRDEAFRRTAANRPDLIERCEASAFDKKDRAMLGALGWKPSADGRFWLRPQAVEE is encoded by the coding sequence ATGCGTCTCGACGTCGTCACGATCTTCCCCGAGTACCTGGAGCCGTTGAACGTCTCCCTCGTCGGCAAGGCCCGGGCCCGCGGGCAGCTCGACGTTCACGTCCACGACCTGCGGGACTGGACGTACGACCGCCACAACACGGTCGACGACACCCCCTACGGCGGCGGCCCGGGCATGGTCATGAAGACCGACCCGTGGGGCGAGGCCCTGGACACGGCGCTCGCCGACGGCTACGAGGCCGGCGCGCACGGCCCGGTCATCGTCGTCCCGACGCCCAGCGGTCGGCCCTTCACCCAGGAACTCGCCGTCGAGCTCTCCGAGCGACCCTGGCTGATCTTCACCCCCGCCCGGTACGAGGGCATCGACCGCCGCGTCATGGACGAGTACGCGACGCGCCTGCCGGTGTACGAGGTCTCCATCGGCGACTACGTCCTGGCGGGCGGCGAGGCGGCCGTCCTGGTCGTCACCGAGGCCGTGGCCCGGCTGCTTCCCGGAGTCCTCGGCAACGCCGAGTCGCACCGCGACGACTCCTTCGCCCCCGGCGACATGGCCAATCTGCTGGAGGGGCCCGTCTACACGAAGCCCCCGCAGTGGCGCGGCCGGGGAATCCCGGACGTGCTGCTGAGCGGCCACCACGGGAAGATCGCGCGCTGGCGCCGCGACGAGGCGTTCCGTCGCACCGCCGCGAACCGCCCCGACCTGATCGAGCGCTGCGAGGCGTCCGCCTTCGACAAGAAGGACAGGGCGATGCTCGGCGCGCTCGGCTGGAAGCCCTCCGCCGACGGCCGATTTTGGCTCAGGCCGCAGGCCGTGGAAGAATAG